Genomic segment of Paenibacillus polymyxa:
CCAAGTTGCTGCTGGGCAAGCTCGGAAAGCTGCTGAACAAGGTGATTAACCAACTGCCGCCAGTCGTTTTCGCCGGTGGCAGGCGGCTTGCGTAAAAAAGTGGCTACATGATGGTCAATCAAAGAGCTTACAATGGCATTCGGGCCATGCGTTTTTACATAGCTTCGGAAATGATCGTAAATTTTCTTTTTATCTTGCTCGTCCGTATATCCGTCAAAGGCGGCAATGATGGCGCTTCCCTGATCAAGAGGAAAGTCCAGCCATTCTGATAGCTGGGAAGCGCTCGAATCCACGGTCTGGTCGACCATAAGCATTAAAGCCAGCTCATTTTCTGCGAGCGGCATTAACTGTGAGATTTTATGCCTAAGCTCCAATTCTTCCGTACGTGCCCGCTTCTCGCACTCAATTTCTTCAATCAGTCGTTTCAATGTGCCGATGATCAGTTCTCGCTTCGCCGGCTTCAGAATATATTCTTTTACGCCCAAAGAGAGCGCCTTCTGGGCATAGGCAAAATAATCGTAGGCAGTGACGAGCACGAATCGGGTATCGGAAAGCCGCTCCTTTAATTCACGAAGCGCTTCAAGCCCGTCAATTCCGGGCATATTGATATCCAGAATGGCAATATGGGGACGGTGCTCTTCCGCGCATTCAATCGCCATGCGGCCGTTGCCAGCATGAATAAACCGGAATATCCCTGGCATCGCCCGTTCCACTGTCAATTCCAGTCCTTCCCTCTCCAA
This window contains:
- a CDS encoding AraC family transcriptional regulator, translated to MYRLLIADDEALEREGLELTVERAMPGIFRFIHAGNGRMAIECAEEHRPHIAILDINMPGIDGLEALRELKERLSDTRFVLVTAYDYFAYAQKALSLGVKEYILKPAKRELIIGTLKRLIEEIECEKRARTEELELRHKISQLMPLAENELALMLMVDQTVDSSASQLSEWLDFPLDQGSAIIAAFDGYTDEQDKKKIYDHFRSYVKTHGPNAIVSSLIDHHVATFLRKPPATGENDWRQLVNHLVQQLSELAQQQLGIKTAIGIGSLHNGEEGLRKSYFEAVFASTLRKRDGGYCHFDELKSSEAGNASLLAVKAENGMLQQTYVMSALQRIREQREVQTLTMLGRAKMYIEERFNDDLSLEEVADFIHLNPHYFSKIFKQEYGETFIDFVTRLRIDKAISLIKAGNLTLKEISFEVGYKDPNYFSRVFKKITGVPPTEFKGQK